Proteins encoded by one window of Pecten maximus chromosome 15, xPecMax1.1, whole genome shotgun sequence:
- the LOC117344336 gene encoding sodium-dependent glucose transporter 1A-like, which translates to MHLHVPSGFDIFQCKMSERMQKEAFIAKPSLINTVRCNTIEIDDATTDCCELAKVPKGREPTSFIRDIKNDKDVRFKLILSICVSLAFMMLGWTLGQMGPAFPDLLDITRTDLEKGSTYLTSYSTGRLVGSVLGGLLYSKINTYLLFVASLVINGTAVATIPWCSTYELMMSVHAIQGISGGVLNLAVTSTSMSIWGPTRRGRSYIQILYVFFSFSTAMAPIATAPFLRKNQGVTELRSVGNLSSTSSESNGTIPCCSEENSNMNNNGHVLDFATSGQESRLYIAFFISAGMTFLVALLFIILYIKRANSSVRGSKMKALDFIGNHSRISNYLQLINVGLLSAMFNTCQVAYPSYLTVFCVQYLHQTKTFGAMLTSVTVFITVGGRLIGIFLVRVMESHTILLCSAILYASGFICLTVSAHLYSEIGIWVSACLIGLPSGTIWPTALSWTNSYLITVDAKVSSYLNLVGHIGPLTCPFLLGYLMQEISFLWFCYVCIIFSALIMISSIGMVLHTKIKPSSF; encoded by the exons ATGCACCTACATGTACCTAGCGGATTCGATATTTTTCAGTGTAAAATGTCGGAGCGAATGCAGAAAGAAGCTTTTATAGCCAAGCCGAGTTTAATCAACACTGTTCGTTGTAATACTATAGAAATAGATGATGCTACTACAGATTGTTGTGAACTGGCAAAAGTTCCAAAAGGACGTGAACCGACATCATTTATCAGGGACATAAAGAATGACAAGGACGTCCGATTCAAGCTTATTCTCAGCATATGTGTGTCACTCGCATTTATGATGTTG GGATGGACTCTTGGCCAGATGGGACCTGCGTTTCCAGATCTTCTGGACATTACAAGAACGGATCTAGAAAAAGGGTCTACATACCTAACATCATATAGCACAGGTCGTCTAGTTGGATCAGTACTCGGAGGACTACTGTATTCAAAGATTAACACATACCTGTTATTTGTAGCCTCTCTGGTTATTAACGGAACAGCCGTAGCTACGATACCATGGTGTTCCACATATGAACTTATGATGAGTGTGCATGCGATCCAGGGTATATCGGGAGGCGTATTGAATCTGG cGGTAACTTCAACGTCAATGTCGATATGGGGACCAACCAGAAGAGGACGCTCCTACATCCAGATATTGTATGTATTCTTCTCATTTTCAACAGCAATGGCACCTATTGCAACGGCACCATTTTTACGTAAAAACCAAGGTGTTACCGAACTTCGGAGTGTCGGCAATCTCAGTTCAACATCATCGGAGTCTAACGGCACCATACCGTGTTGCTCTGAAGAAAACTCCAACATGAACAACAATGGCCACGTTTTGGATTTTGCGACGAGTGGTCAGGAATCAAGGCTTTATATTGCATTTTTCATTTCAGCTGGGATGACGTTCTTGGTCGCccttctttttattattttgtacatcaaAAGAGCCAACAGCTCTGTCAGAGGGTCAAAAATGAAAGCCCTTGATTTTATTGGAAATCATTCCCGTATCTCAAATTACCTACAGTTAATTAATGTTGGTTTATTATCTGCTATGTTCAATACATGTCAGGTTGCCTATCCCTCTTACTTGACTGTTTTCTGTGTTCAGTATTTGCATCAGACAAAGACGTTTGGCGCCATGTTAACGTCCGTTACGGTGTTTATAACAGTAGGTGGTAGACTAATTGGTATATTCCTCGTTCGTGTAATGGAGTCCCATACTATATTGTTATGCTCAGCTATTTTGTATGCATCTGGGTTTATTTGTTTGACAGTAAGTGCTCATCTGTATTCCGAAATTGGAATTTGGGTTTCAGCATGTCTCATTGGATTACCTTCAGGCACGATATGGCCTACTGCATTAAGCTGGACTAATTCATATCTCATAACCGTTGATGCCAAAGTGTCAAGTTACCTTAATTTAGTCGGCCATATAGGTCCTTTGACCTGTCCTTTTTTATTGGGATATCTGATGCAAGAAATCTCTTTTCTCTGGTTTTGTTATGTTTGCATTATATTTTCTGCTCTCATCATGATAAGTTCTATAGGTATGGTGTTACACACAAAAATTAAACCCTCATCATTTTAA